A region from the uncultured Macellibacteroides sp. genome encodes:
- a CDS encoding NADP-dependent malic enzyme, translating into MAKITKEDALRYHSEGKPGKIEVVPTKPYSTQADLSLAYSPGVAEPCLEIEKNPEDAYEYTAKGNLVAVISNGTAVLGLGDIGPLAGKPVMEGKGLLFKIFAGIDVFDIEVDEKNPDKFIQTVKAIAPTFGGINLEDIKAPECFEIETRLKAELDIPVMHDDQHGTAIISGAGLINALEIAGKKIDEVRIVVNGAGAASTSCTKLYVMLGAKMENIIMCDSKGVISTRRTDLNASKKVFATSLDVNTLAEAIVGADVFLGLSVADVLTKEMVQTMNENPIVFALANPNPEIAYSEAMASRKDLIFATGRSDYPNQINNVLGFPYIFRGALDVRAKAINEEMKLAAVKAIAGLAKEPVPDVVNAAYKLKRMSFGRDYILPKALDPRLLTRVSTAVAKAAIESGVARKTITDWNLYENHLREMMGYDNKMLRSFTDMAKANPKRVVFAEANHVNMLKAAAEAKAEGICFPILLGNEERLEKIAKEENISLEGMEIVNLRHDRESDRRLKYAEMLLNKKEREGLTFAEASEKMYDRNCFGMMMVAAGDADAFITGVYSRYSETTKLAEQIIGIRPSYKHFGAMNIVTSKKGTFFMADTLVNRHPSAEVLIDIARLTHDSVKFFAHEPTMAMISYSNFGADKQGSPLKVRDAITHLHNNYPEIQIDGEMQVNFALNKKLRDDTYPFNKIKGKDVNTLIFPNLSSANSAYKLLLEMGVVESIGPIQMGLNKPIHFTDLESSTRDILNLTTVAVVDAIVQEQIDNGN; encoded by the coding sequence ATGGCAAAAATTACAAAAGAAGATGCTCTTCGGTATCACTCCGAAGGTAAGCCAGGGAAAATAGAAGTTGTTCCCACTAAACCATATAGTACACAGGCTGATTTGTCCCTTGCTTATTCACCAGGTGTAGCAGAACCATGTCTTGAAATTGAAAAGAATCCGGAAGATGCATACGAATATACAGCAAAAGGGAATCTTGTTGCTGTTATTTCAAACGGAACAGCCGTATTAGGTTTAGGAGATATAGGTCCTTTGGCTGGTAAACCTGTTATGGAAGGAAAAGGCCTCTTATTTAAAATATTCGCAGGGATCGATGTTTTCGACATAGAAGTGGATGAAAAGAATCCTGACAAATTTATACAGACTGTAAAAGCCATTGCTCCTACCTTTGGAGGTATTAATCTTGAAGATATAAAGGCTCCCGAATGTTTTGAAATTGAAACCAGGCTTAAAGCAGAGCTCGACATACCGGTTATGCATGATGATCAGCATGGTACTGCCATTATCTCTGGTGCCGGCTTGATTAATGCGCTTGAAATTGCGGGTAAAAAGATTGATGAAGTGAGAATCGTCGTGAATGGAGCTGGAGCTGCATCGACTTCTTGTACCAAGTTATACGTGATGCTTGGGGCAAAGATGGAAAACATAATTATGTGTGATAGCAAAGGTGTTATTTCAACCAGACGGACTGACTTGAATGCATCAAAAAAAGTATTCGCCACATCATTAGATGTTAATACTTTGGCTGAAGCTATTGTTGGAGCAGATGTATTCTTAGGCCTCTCGGTTGCCGATGTATTAACGAAGGAAATGGTTCAGACCATGAACGAAAATCCGATCGTATTCGCACTGGCAAATCCAAATCCCGAAATAGCGTACAGCGAAGCAATGGCTTCTAGAAAAGATTTAATTTTTGCAACCGGACGATCAGATTATCCGAATCAAATAAATAACGTACTTGGTTTCCCTTATATATTCCGTGGAGCACTTGACGTAAGAGCGAAAGCCATCAACGAAGAGATGAAATTAGCCGCGGTAAAAGCAATTGCCGGATTGGCCAAAGAACCTGTTCCCGACGTTGTAAATGCAGCTTACAAGCTTAAACGCATGAGTTTTGGTAGAGATTATATTCTCCCAAAAGCTCTTGATCCGCGTTTACTTACCAGGGTGTCAACTGCTGTTGCAAAAGCGGCTATAGAATCTGGTGTAGCTCGTAAAACCATAACAGACTGGAATCTATACGAAAACCATCTGCGCGAAATGATGGGATACGACAACAAAATGCTGCGTTCGTTTACAGATATGGCTAAAGCCAATCCCAAACGTGTTGTTTTTGCCGAAGCCAATCATGTTAATATGCTGAAAGCTGCTGCAGAAGCAAAAGCAGAAGGAATCTGTTTCCCTATTCTTTTAGGTAACGAGGAGCGACTTGAAAAAATCGCTAAAGAAGAAAACATCAGCCTCGAAGGGATGGAAATAGTTAATTTGCGTCATGACCGGGAATCTGACCGTCGTCTTAAATATGCAGAAATGCTGCTAAACAAGAAAGAACGTGAAGGATTAACTTTTGCAGAAGCAAGTGAAAAAATGTATGACCGCAACTGCTTTGGTATGATGATGGTTGCAGCCGGAGACGCTGATGCATTTATAACCGGTGTATACAGCCGCTATTCGGAAACGACTAAATTGGCTGAGCAGATTATCGGTATTCGCCCTTCATACAAACATTTCGGAGCGATGAACATTGTTACTTCGAAAAAAGGTACATTTTTTATGGCAGATACGTTGGTTAACAGACATCCGTCCGCCGAAGTACTGATTGACATTGCTCGCCTCACCCACGATTCTGTAAAGTTTTTCGCTCATGAACCTACTATGGCGATGATCTCTTATTCGAATTTCGGTGCAGACAAACAAGGAAGTCCGTTAAAGGTTCGTGATGCGATCACTCACCTACATAATAATTATCCTGAAATTCAGATAGATGGAGAAATGCAGGTTAACTTCGCACTCAACAAGAAATTAAGAGACGATACCTATCCTTTTAACAAAATCAAAGGAAAGGATGTTAATACATTGATATTCCCCAATTTAAGCTCTGCCAACAGCGCTTACAAATTACTACTTGAAATGGGTGTTGTTGAATCAATCGGTCCGATTCAGATGGGATTAAATAAACCAATTCATTTCACAGACCTTGAAAGTTCAACACGTGATATTCTGAATCTTACTACGGTAGCCGTTGTTGATGCTATCGTTCAGGAACAGATTGATAATGGAAACTAA